DNA from Microtus ochrogaster isolate Prairie Vole_2 unplaced genomic scaffold, MicOch1.0 UNK91, whole genome shotgun sequence:
ACTCAAGGAGAGCTAGAGAGAAAGGTACAGAAGAAGTGCTTCTTAGCAAAAGGCTGCTGTAAGCATCTCCCTAGCAACCAGATGGAAGGCTCTTTTAGCAACGGGAAGCTGTATGTAGTTGTCATGGCAACTGGGCTACTTGGCTAGAAAAAGGAATTGCTTAGCAATAGGCAGCGGTTGGGGGCCACCCCTTGAGAGGCGCCTCACCCAGGGAAATCTGCTTGACGTCCAGATCCCAGGCCTCCTCCTCGACGCGGGCAGGCAGGGAGCAGGCTCCCGGCGAGAGGCCGGGAAGGGACGGGCCAGCATGCTCAAAGGATGATACCGCTACGGAGGCCCGGGTGCGGGCGGCTGCAgagagtggggagtggggtggtggGGTGCTGGTGTGGAAAAGTCCTCCTGGCTCCTGGAGGAGTCCCACATTTTGGGAAGTGTTGCCCACTCAGGACTCAGTATCCTTCCTAACAACTCCCCTTTGCTTTTATATCATTGGTCAAGGCCCGACTGGGAGCACAGCCCCGCCCCCTGCACCCTGAACCTTACCTCTTCCGGTGAGCAGGGCACTCAGTGTCCGTTCTCCGAGGGCTTTAATGTCCAGGAAAGGTTTATTCCCAATGCCCATGGAAACCATCTGCTGCACGCGGAGCTCTAGGGAACAGAGACCCTGTTTACAACCTTCTctcggccctcctgcctcagggttAGCACACTGCTGTTGACTCTCttacccctccccttctccccttccttgaCCAGCATGGCATAGACCGTAAGGGTGATGTTTGGCCTCTTCAGACATGCATCTGTTCTTTGCTATATAGTTCATCCTGTCCATTTGGCCTCCTGGCcacctggggtgtgtgtgtgtgtgtgtgtgtgtgtgtgtgtgtgtgtgtgtgtgcatttgcacatcTGTTATGGATGAGGAATACACATTTGGAGGTTAGGGCACACTGGTGTCAGTTGATCTTCATTTTCCCCTGTGTTTATGGCTGACCTCTTGATTGTTTTTGGTGTGCATATGCCAGGATGGCTGCATGGCAAGCTTCTGGAGGAAATTCCTGTCCGTCTCCCATGTGCTCTGTAGCAGGGATGAGATTACAGATGTCCCTGTTACTACATTTGCGGAACTGctggcttttgtgtgggttcagggatttgaactcaggtcttcacacttgcatgACAAGCACGTTTCATGGAACACTCAGCTGCCCTTTATCGTAGACATTAAGAGCAAAACTCATGCTTTTGTGCATCTGCGTGATTTGTCAAGTGCTTCTATATGTGTCACCTACTCGACCCTCCCATCACACTGAGCTGAAGAGAGCACTTTGCCTTTTTCAGATTGATAGAATGATTCAGAAAATCACAACAACGACGAAACCCAAATCAAAGCCCAGTACCaaccaacaacaaagaaaagctaTTGGTCTGGGTCACACCAGTCCCCCTAAGCCCAGTCCAGTAAGCAGTTCTGCACCTCTTGTGGAGACATTTGCTCTTTTCCTCGGAATTTCtagctttctctttccttacGGATAGTTCTGTCTTGGCCATAGCTCTTGCTTGAACCAGCCCTTGAGCTGTCTCTGAAGGCATCCTGTCATCTCCATACTCCAAGCTCCACCCATCTAGTCCGCCCATTACCTTTGTTGTGGGCTGCCTGTCTCCACAGCAGCTGGGCAATAGAACTTGTCCACTTGAGTTTGGTCTCTGGAGAGGCAGCCTGCAAAGTGTATGCTTCTCGTGTGCGCCGTCGCCGAAACCATAGCTCAAAACAGAGCCCACTCTCCCCGATGTTTTCCGTCAGCCCCATGTCAGCAGTCtgaggaagggcaggagagacagccctgacttacagaaggaaaagagggctCACGGAGACATGAAGCAACTGTCTCAAGAGCTTACCAGGGTTTTAGTAAGGATACACCCCATGTGTATGCTATTCCAAACACAGACCTTTGCCTCTGCCCTACCTCTGAAGAGCTGGAACTAACGCAGGACAGTTTGGAAACCATTAGTATTATTCCACCTGACCCAGGACTGTGGGCTGCTATGGATGCTTATATCTGGTTAGCGCCCAAAGCAAGATCTGTCTCTTGAGTTCTATCTACTTCAGTGAAGTTAAAGGGTGTCTGTGTAACATCTTTTCTCTTCACATACCAGGTACCACCTTTAACTCAAAACACAcgtgtgggttttttgttttttgagacaggatttctctgtgtagcccaggctggcctgaaactcagagatccacctgtctctgcttcccgagtgctgggattgaaggaatgCACCCACCACCCCCCAGCAGGCATATGTGTTCTCATTCGGAaggtctttttccattctgtcttGAAATGCCTCCATAAGTCTTCTGACACCCTAAAATTGATGATTAATTAGAGACCAAAACCTATTTTAGGTGATGGAGATTCTGAACCTGTTTGAGGTTAAACTTCCAGAATATCCTGAGTTCTTAGGAAGACCATGGCTCAGTATCCCTACTCCATGCCATGTACCTTGAATGCCTGCTTGTAGGTGAAGGTCTCAGATCCCCCCTCAGAGCCCTTGAACTTGCTGAACAAGAGCAGATCCTCAAAGAGAAAGACGTGGCGGAGGCACTTTTTCCGGCCACAGAAGACGGTGAATGGGTCCCGATGCAGGAGCTGTCCTTGTTCCTTCAGATCTagctggagaaaggagaagggatgcCTTGGTCAGGGAGGGCTTCAGCCTAATCCTATCGCTGCTTCTCATGCCCAACTGCCTAGCAGCCGCCATTCCTCCAAGTCCGTGCCCAGCCTGCCATGTCTTTGTGTACTGGAGATGCAGAAAGAAAGCCAGCAAAGAACGTGGGTTCATCTaaaccagcggttctcaaccttcctagtgccgAGACACTTGAAAGCCGTTCCTCATaaggtggtgacccccaaccataaaattattttcgttgctactttatagccataattttgctactgttatgaattgtaatgtaactatctgtgttttctgatgttcttagGCAGCCCCCattgaaagggtcatttgaccttgGAAGGGTTgcaacctgtgggttgagaaccaccgatCTAGAGGGAGTGCAGTTCTAGCCTAATCAGAATCAGTGTGGGAAAGAGATCAGGTTGAGGAAGAAGCAGTAGGCTAGACACGTGGAAACAGACAGGCAAGAAGAACCGGGAAAGGAGGGGACAAGCACAGGGCTCATGTAGAACAGAGAGTGTTGGACGTAATTGAGGCAATGAAAGACAGACTAGGGCCCTCAGACTTAGGGTCTGCTTTTATGGAACTGtttcgagccagggtttctctgtagctctagaacaggcttttgtagaccaggctggcctcgaactcacagagatctgcttgcctctgcctcccgggtgctgggattaaaggcatgcaccaccaccgcctggctcccgaCACTGTTTCTAAGGTCACAGAGTTACAGTTTGAACAAGAGTCAGCAGAGGCCAGGACCTTACCTCACAGCCCCGCACAGCTTCTACTGCGAGCAGATCTCTGCCTCGGGCCTCTTGTTCCTGGAGCAACTGTACAGCAGTCCTGAGGGCCTGGCGCTCGGAGCTTAGCTCAGGCCCAGCTTCCCTCAGGAGCTCCTCCAGGAGCTGTCCATACCGAGCCAGCTGCTCCAGGGGCTGTTGAAGGGCCTGAGGCAAGCAAGGGCTGCTCTCCAAAGAACCCTAGGGAAGAACCATAGCCTGGGATGAGAAGACCTGCAGCCAGGGCAGGGCCAGGGTGGGGGCCGGGCCGGGCTGGGGCGGGGCCGAGGCTGGGGCGGGGCCGAGGCTGGGGTGGGGCCCAAATCTCAGGACACGGATGTGATAGGCTGGGGTATACGCTTTGGGGAACAGAGGAAGACCTGGAGATATACTCTTAAAGGTAGAGCAAGGGGCCTacaagacggctcagtgggtaaacgtgttttctaccaagcctgacaacccgagtttcatccctgggacccacatgacagAAAGAGAGATTGACTCATGGAGTTTCtcctctggccacacacacacacacacacacacacacacacacacacgcatgtgtggacacgtacacacacacacacacacacacctttcaataaaaatgtaaaaaaaaattttttttcaaaataaagagaaaaaaatacagatgtCAATGAGATGGCCCAGAAGctaaaggcatttgtcaccaagcctgggaATCAAGCTCCATCCCTAGGAGTCCGGTGGTGAAATGAGAGAACTAGCTCCTGTGAACNNNNNNNNNNNNNNNNNNNNNNNNNNNNNNNNNNNNNNNNNNNNNNNNNNNNNNNNNNNNNNNNNNNNNNNNNNNNNNNNNNNNNNNNNNNNNNNNNNNNNNNNNNNNNNNNNNNNNNNNNNNNNNNNNNNNNNNNNNNNNNNNNNNNNNNNNNNNNNNNNNNNNNNNNNNNNNNNNNNNNNNNNNNNNNNNNNNNNNNNNNNNNNNNNNNNNNNNNNNNNNNNNNNNNNNNNNNNNNNNNNNNNNNNNNNNNNNNNNNNNNNNNNNNNNNNNNNNNNNNNNNNNNNNNNNNNNNNNNNNAGCTGTCCTGTGCTGAAGGGGAGCCAGCTCTCAGCCATTTATGCTCACACCTTTCACGCGAACTCCTTTGACCCTCAAGCGCCGGTGAGCCGGACAAAGTGCATACTGCCCTTGGTTATCACACGCAGAAACAGGCTTAGGGGCcgaagagacggctcagcagtcaggagcagaggacctgggctcagttcccggcacccacatagtGTCTCCTAAGTGTCTTTAACTCTACTTTAAGGTGACCTGATCCCCTCTTTGGCCTCCTTGTGCACTGGGCACAGTGCAGTACACTTACGTACcacatacatacctgcaggcaaacagccacacacatacaataaaaataaataaatctgccaggcagtagtggtgcacgcctttaatcccagcacttgggaggcagaggcaggccgatctcagtaaattcaagaccaacctggactaTTTAATGAGTTCGTGAAGGGTTGTGTTCTCTGAGAGGTCAAGCTGGGGTGAGTTTTTAGGTCTTCCTGGTTCCTTCTCTTACAAAATTTTCTCattctactttgtgtgtgtgcacacacgctgCAGTCAGAACACGACTCATTTTCAGGAACCACTTCTCTCATTCTACCATGTTGTTTCTGGGCTGGAACTCAGTGGTCGGTCTTGGAGGGAAGCATACCTTCCTGCCATCTCATGGACTCACTTTTCTTAGGAAGGTTTACCTTGGCCGAGGGGGTGAGTGCAGCCAGACCACTCTCCAGTTTATGTCTGTGCTTCACGAACTGTGCATAGAGGTTGAACTGGTCCCCCTGTACCAGTAAGGAAGAGGTAGTAAGTGTCCCTGGTGAGGGACCTGTAGAtgcttttcttctcccatccccactGCCCGAGGAGGGATAAGCGGACAGCACTCTGCTAGCCAGGAATCGACAGTGAAGTTCATACAACACCAGAAGACAAGTAATACTGGGCCAAGTTGAGGGACCGcacaagagggagggagggggagaagtgagGAGGACTGTAGATAGGGCAGAATGCGGGGAGAAGATTTGGGAGTTTAGTGGGTTGCTCACATGGCGAAGGAAGCAGGCCCCAATGCGCAGGGGATGGGTGCTGCAGCCTTGAAGCTCCTGTAGGAAGTGCGATCCGTGGAAGCTGCGAAGTCTCTCTCGGGCACTCAGGGCCGCGGCCCAGGTGCAGCGAAGCTCGGAAGTGAGCTCGGGCCCAGGCGGTGGCACCGGCTCATTCAGAGCGGTGATGTACTCTTGCTCACAGGCAATCAGTTCCGACACTAGACGCTGCTGGGCACTGTAGGCACGACCAGAGTAGCAGAGGCGTCACTAGGCATCACTCTGGCATGGGAAAGAGTCGCTGTCCCCAGCTGTTCTCTCCCGGTCTGAACTCTCACCTGATGCTGCGTTTGCGCTCCATTCGAGGCGTGCCTACTCCCCAGGGCCCATCTGGTCCTCCAGCCCGACCCAACAGCACGTGTTCTCGGGGTGAACACGTCCTGTCCACCACTTCAGTACTGGTGACTTCCAGGCCTCGGATCAGCACAGCCCTCGGGGGTCTTCCATCTACTTCTGGAGTTAGCTCAAGGCCTTCCTCCTCATGGTTTTCCCCACACGGGGTCAGAGAGCAATGTGATGGGGCTGCCAGGGGTCCAGGGCTgctgggaagaagcagggagcTGAGGCTGGGTGAAGGACTGTGGGCTCCATGCTGGGCCCCTGTGCTGCTGGCACTGTCTGCCCTTCGTCGTCTGTGGCCTCGAGGGCTGGCCTcttctcccagctgctgctgAATCCTTCTTTCCAGCTCTTGGCAGCGTGCCCGGCATCGGCCCCATTCTCGAAGGACTGCTGGGCTGCCCAGGTCCAGAGCCAGGGCTCGCATCTCCTGGAAGGTGCCCGCACTGGGCTCCGGGGCCCGCCGCAGGGCTAGGGCTGCCAGCACAGCGTCACGCCCAGGTCCAGCTCCCTCCAGCCGAGCAGAACCCTCATCTACCCATTCGTGTGCCTACGAAAGCCAAACAGGTTGGAGGTGGAGGAAAACGGTGAGGGCACGCGCCACTTAGAAACACGTATCCCACCGCCAATGGCTCCCTTGGGGCCTGCCCAGCATCACAGCATAACCTTGGAGATGGCACGGACACAGAGGAGCTAGTACTTACACACACAGCACGGAGTCAAGCTTGTACTAATTGCTTTCACACAGTGCCTCACCTAACTTTCACAGCAGATGTGCAAATGTCTTCAAAGGACCTACCTCGGGTCATTCAGCCTGGGCAAGCTAAAAGCCAGAGCCAAGGAGACGGGCTTCTAAGGTACCACTCTTAGCCGCCGCCTGACCAACTTCTCCAGGCTGAAGAGAGAAAATCGGCTCAGGAGGGCGCTCTGCACCCACCTGTTGGAAGAAGCGCTGCAGCCGGAGCGCCCGATGGAGGCCACTCTCAACCTGCTCCAGCCGTTGTTCGAAGACATCCAGAACTTTCTGGGAGGTGATGTCTTCCTCCAGAGCCAAAGCTTCCCGGGCCTGGGCGAGGCGCTCCTGGAGAGAGGGGTCTGAGCTCAGATCTGGTCCTCTCCCcgtgacccccacccccatctcctctctgtccttACCTGCACCTCAGTGCTGAAAGCCCGAAACCGCAGTTCTGTCTCTTGCAAGACCGAGAGTGAGTTCCCTGGCATGGCAAAGCTGGCCAGCTGCTCTTCCCCTGGGCCAGAAAGCCACTGCAACAcctgagagggaaggggaggtggtGACAGGACCAGGCTAAGACCCACTTGGCTGCCATCACCCCAAATGCAGTCTCTCTGGTGCTGTGAGACTCATGCCGTGAATGACAACAGTTCCCATAGGATTAAATGAGAAGCTGGCTATGCCATCTTTGGTAAAGTGCTATAGGATCAGAGCTGGGAGGAGACCGGGGTTATTGTGCCAGGGCCAGGCCAGGATGAGGAAACAGGTAAAACGGAAGGATGAAAGTTACTTGGATAACAGGGCCAAGAGGAATTCTACATCTACTGTGTGGTGAGCAGGAACCTAGGCAGCAAGCCTGAAACAGCCCAGGAGatgcgtgtgtatgtgggtgtgcgtgtgtatgtgtgtgtgagggtgtatgtctgtgtgtatccagTTCCAGTCCAACTTTCCTACTGTAGAGAATCTCCTACTCTTTCTGAAATGCTTGACTAATTTTTTCCTCCGAAGAAAGCCTGGAAGCTAGGGTGGAGCAGCTGGAAAATAAGAAGTCTCAGAATGCTCCTCAAAGTCAGGGCCAGCGAGAGCACTTCTGGAGTCCTTTACTGACTTCACGCCCCATCCTACCCACCTGTGTGCTGTCTGTACAGGACGGGCAACTCGGCAGCAACATCTATACCTGGCAGAGCTAGATCTCAAAGCTAAACACTTTAACATCCAAATTCTGTTTTCAAAGTAGGTTTTTAAATGGGCATGGATATCTAGTAGTAGGAGATAACCCTGGATGGAATAACAGAAGCCAGCAGGCAGCCCCAGAACACAAAACCCTGGCTCCCTTTGGCACTGACTTTGAGATGACCCTTTTATACCTACATACAGATCCACGGGGTATATATTCACAGTACAGGAGCTAAGGAAAAACACCAGATTTTAAGTCCCTCTTCCCTTCACAGTGCACAGACAGCAAACTCCCACAGAGCTTAAATCCAGAAGAGAAGGACCAAGGTTCAGAGAAGCCAGTCTTATTCTTGAATCTTAAGAGGCCTGTGGTTCCTCTCAGTGGCTGACAATGTAGGAGGAGACAGGGCCTTTTGGCCTCCATTTTGGAGGATGGTAACACATAAGGAGTCAAGGAAAATGTGGAGCCAAAGAGCTCAGCTATTAACTACCAGGCTCATTTAGGCTGGCATCCCCGCAAGGCGATGAAGGCAGGAGCATGAGGAGCAccagctacatagtgacttccaggccaacctgggccacatCAGATCTCCTCTCAGAAGactcccaaacaaaaacaaaactcggTTGCACTGAGCCAAGAGCTGATTCCAGGGTTCCCTTTGGGCGGAGAACACTTCCCATGATATCTAATGATCCTGACCAAAGACAGACAGGAGGCTGACCTTCTGGCTTCTTTCTGCTGGTGCAGAGATGCTCCTGCCCTCGTGCTGAGCCTCACACTTCTATGACTGACCtccaagggaggaaggagggatgcGGTTAAGCAGGGGCCAGGCTCCCAGGCTAAGGGTTTGGGGAATCTCCTCACCTGCTGGAGTTGGCGCAAGCGCTGGCGTTGTTCCTGCTTCTGCACGCGTAGGTTGGAGAGACGCACAAGTTGGTGGATGGCCTCATCTACCTCCTGGTATAACACAGCTGGGCCTGGACCCTCTAGCCTGGGGAAAGAGAGACGACACTGAGTCTCTGCCCTTGTCAAGCTCACCAGTTCTGCCTTTGTATCCGCAGGGATGCAAACATCGCAGGTGTCATGACAGCGGGAATGAGGCCGCGAGGGTTATAAGTGTAAAGACACGGCATCTTACAGgtaaaagcagaataaaaattaTCTGTCACTTCAGGGTTAGGTCACCTCTCTGCGACCTGCCTCCCCGCGCCCCCATTTGCCTCGCCACAGCCACACCCGTCTCTCATACTTGCTGCTGTGGGTGGAGCGCATGCGCATCAGGACGGCTCCGCCAGTCCGCTGTAGCGCCGCCAGCCGAGGATCTGCCAGCACCTTTTGCAGGGGCTCGGGAGTTCCCACCGCCTCCTTGGGACAAGGAGATACTCGGAGTTCCACTAACGCGCCAACCCAGTCCCACCCCTTCCACACCCGCCGTTAGTCCACCTGGGTCCACACCTCTTCCTTTGCTTCCGCTGCTCCCTCTAGCTCCTCGATGGCCTGCTGCACAGAGGCCAACACACCCTGGCACAAGCTGCACAGCCTTGCCACCTCCTGCAATCCACATACAGAGATGAAGGTAAGGGCCGGGTTCAGGGTAAGAAACACACTGGGCATGGCGGGTCtttctgtagtcccagcactcgggaggtagaggtgggtggatctctgagtctgagaccagctggCCTGCATACtcagtcccaggacagccagggttataaagagagaccctgtctcaaaaacaaagaaaggaaaataaataaatgtagagacaaacaaacaaataaataaaataaaaaaccacaggATGGAGATGGAGTCCTGGTGACCTTTGTGGAAATAATGTTAGGTTTAGTTTGTTTCTGAGTTTGTTGCTTCCAAGTTATACAATATTGGGCAAGCCCACAATtcctaaaattcattttattcaaTAGTAAAGTCAGAATAAATATAGATTTTGTAAAATCTAAGGAAGTGATATCAGCCTTGCACTGGAATGGTCACAGCACACGGGACAGCTTGGTATGTGAGTTTCCTTTGCCATCCCGCCTTGGTCTTCACTCTGCCAAGCCCCGCCTCCAGCTCTCCATATCTGCTGCGCTAAGAACTGTTTGTAGTCAACTGTGATCACGCTGATTCCTCTATTCTTAAGCACTTACTACACTTAGATTCAGAGAAGCGTGAAGGTAAGCGACAGAGGCTCTCTAGAGACCAGGCCAAGGGGGAAGATCCTGCACCTCGTGGATACTGGTATAGAGAGAAGGCACTAAAGGCACCATCTCCAGAAGTGATGTAAAGTCACATGGAACCAACTCCGAGCACTTTCTAGACACCAACAAAGCTATCACAAATACTTCCCTGCTTGTTTTATGTCTTAAAAGCCCCTACTAGAAAGCATCCATTAATGTTAATAATCTGACaaacttggggggcagggagctggaaagattgctcagtggtatttttcttccagaggacccaggtttgatttgcAGCACTCACATGTGGTTCTGATGGCTCCAGTCTCTAGGGACACCCACGTGCGTGGCGTTtactcacagacacagagacatacgTACACgcttaaaaatgaaacaaatcttacaaaactaaaagaataTTACAAAGGTGGGTGGTAACTGGAAAGACAGTTCACAGGTtgaaagcacttgttgctcttgcagagaacttgtGTTGAGTACACagacccacagggtggctcacaaccttctgaaACTCCAATTCCCgggtatcagatgccctcttctggctttctggGCACctggcacatgtgtgcctgaaaatacatgtatgtggagcacatacatacatgcaggcaaaatattcatacacataagataaaaaaataatttagcgAACCCTTCCCATCTTCACAGCGGCCAACAGCATCTGATCAAGGTTCAGGAGTCAGAACTATTTTGTGAACTGAACGGAACCGCATCTCCCAGCCCCACGGTTATGCCTGTCTTTGTCTTCCGCCTACATTTCCAGCTCTCAGATTTCTAGGTGCTGTTTACCTGATGTATCTCCACCCAGTGGTTGGGGGAGAGGTCCCTGTGACCCCCCAAGTCCCATGGGAGCTCCTCTGGCTTGGCCACTCTTTTCAGGTCCTTTTCTGACAATGGCTCAGCTCCCTGTAGACACAGGAAAGTTTTGCGCAGGCCCCTTGGGATTCAGTgagcttcccctcccctttccctcgcTGACATGGGGGGACACTAGTGGACGAGAACCTACCTTAAGTCCACAGAGTTCAGGTGGAGGGTTTTCATGAGTGAGAATCACCAGCCGCTGAATGAGCGGAGGGTTGCCCGAGTCCTAAGTGCAAAGAAAAATAGCTCTAAACTTTGGACAGCTAGCTGGCCTGGCATGGCTGCCACTGGAGAAAAGCGAGGACCTCAAGACATGCCTGTCATGGGTTGTTGATTACCTGAAGCTGACTCAAGGCAGGAATAAGTGCTGGAGGCAGTGGGGGCGCCTTGCGAAGGTCAAGCAGGGTGGTTAGCCCCAATAACTGGAGATCAGGCCTGTGGAGGTAAGGAGAGCCAAAgaagacatgtgtgtgtgcgcgtgtgtgcgtgcgtgtgtgtgtgcatgtatgtgtgcgtgcacgtgtgtgtgtgcatgtatgtgtgcgtgcatgtgtgtacgtgcatgcgtgcatgtgtgtgtgcatgtatgtgtgcgtgcgtgcatgtgtgtgtgcatgtatgtgtgcgtgcgtgcatgtgtgtgtgtatgtgtgtgcgtgcacacgtgcacacgctgAGGAGACAGCAAACAACAGAAGAAAGCgcaggtcatctggcttggtgCTAACAGCCTTCAGAAGTTAACGCTACTATATTTGGGAAGCAATGAGCAAACGGCCGAGGTCTGGGACATGTGCCCAGCAGGCGACCTAACAATCACAAGCCTACACTGACATGGCTACTGGGTGGGAGGACTAGAACTCGATGTGCTATGATGGATACATCCAAGGCCTTGGCGTTTATCTGAGGTACTCAGCGTCACAAAGTATTTGCTGTCTGAATGATTCTGCGCACTGATAATCTGGGCTCTACCGCAGAGGCGAGACAGCCAGCAGTGTTGATTTTGAAAACCACGAAGCCATCCTGGAAGTCAGAATTGGTCAAGGTGGACGGCCTGGAAACCGAGGCCTGGAAGTCGCAGGCAGTGCCTTGAGAAAgaaagcagccccccccccccgactgcGACTGCGCGAAGGCCCAGGGTGCTGAAGCTGGCCGCGCTTACCTCAGCAGCGAGTGCAGGTAACGAAGGGCGCTGCTCAATGTCTCTTCGGACGGTGAGGGCTCCTCAGGCAGGCACGGAGGTGTGATCGTCAGCAAAGCTCTCCCAGTCTGATCGACCCCTCCTGAAGACAGAAAACGGCCAGGCTATCCTGGCTGGGAGCAATCTTTGACTATCTCCCCAccaccttccctccttcccactctgtgtgtgtgcttagcatgtccttgtttgtgtgtgcatacacgtgtacgtgtgtggaggccagaggtcaatgtagGCTCTTTTGTGATCATTTTCCACAGgaactctcactgaacctggattaTCTCTGGCTTAGCTAGACTGCCTGGGCAATGAACACCAGAAATCCAgttcccttttccttccagcGCTGGGTTACAGATCAGTGCCGTGACCAGCtctcctgtgggtgctggggatctgaactcagcccTCCTGCTTGTGAAGCTGGCACTttaccggctgagccatctccccagcccctttcctcTTATTCACAGATGCCCACTGACCAGTCAGAACGAAGAATCCTGATGCCATCAAGTCCCAAGCTACAGGTGGGTCATCCAAGATGGAAACTGGGGGTGTTTCTTCTGGAATGCTGTCTTTTACATCCTGCAAAGTCTCCAGAGGCTGTTTTGGGGGGTCAGATAGGATGAACCCTGGACCTGTGGATCCTGTGCAGATAGAGGCAGAGTTACTCTATTCTGTTCCCAGCTAAACCACAGCTTCTCCTCTAGTCCCCTTCCCGAGCCCAGCCTGCCCTGGCCCTGCCCCGGGCCTGTCATCTCACCTGCAGTGCACACCGGGACCGACTCCTCTTGTTCACTCtctctgatcccctcttctggaGGTCCGCCATCTTCTGGGGGTGCAGGCTCTTTCCCATCTGCTGGCTTGAGTTCCTCTTTTGGTTCAGACTCTGGCTTTTCAGAATCCTCTTTCTCCTTAAGCGGGCTGCATTCTGCAGGTTCCTGTTCACTGGGTGAGGCCAGGCCGACAAGGGCTTCCTTGTCCCTGGCGCTGAGTGGGTTACCGTCCCCTTTCAAGGCAGCTCTGCCCGCAGCCcgcttctttcttctgtttcctttgcctGTTCTTCGAGGGGTACCAGGTGGTCCCCCAGCCTCCCCTGCCAGGAGGCAGGATTCAGAGGCCTCCCCCAGAGCCTCTGCTGGGGGCTCAGATGCCTCCAGGGCTGTTGCATCTGGGTCCTCAGCTCCTGGGGGTGAGTCCGAAGTGGCCCCAGTGCTGCTCCCCTCACCAGGTGGGCGTGCCCCATCCTGGTCCCGAG
Protein-coding regions in this window:
- the Arhgef40 gene encoding rho guanine nucleotide exchange factor 40 isoform X1, giving the protein MEPEPVEDCVQSTLAALYPPFEATAPTLLGQVFQVVERTYQEDALRYTLDFLVPAKHLLAKVQQEACAQYSGFLFFHEGWPLCLHEQIVVQLAALPWQLLRPGDFYLQVVPSAAQAPRLALKCLAPGGGRVQELPVPNEACAYLFTPEWLQGVNKDRPTGRLSTCLLSAPSGIQRLPWAELICPRFVHKEGLMVGHQPSTPPPELPSGPPGLPSSPLAEEVLGTRSPGDGHNAPAEGPEGEYVELLEVTLPHMRGNPVDAEASGLSRTRTVPTRKSTGGKGRHRRHRAWMHQKGLGARDQDGARPPGEGSSTGATSDSPPGAEDPDATALEASEPPAEALGEASESCLLAGEAGGPPGTPRRTGKGNRRKKRAAGRAALKGDGNPLSARDKEALVGLASPSEQEPAECSPLKEKEDSEKPESEPKEELKPADGKEPAPPEDGGPPEEGIRESEQEESVPVCTAGSTGPGFILSDPPKQPLETLQDVKDSIPEETPPVSILDDPPVAWDLMASGFFVLTGGVDQTGRALLTITPPCLPEEPSPSEETLSSALRYLHSLLRPDLQLLGLTTLLDLRKAPPLPPALIPALSQLQDSGNPPLIQRLVILTHENPPPELCGLKGAEPLSEKDLKRVAKPEELPWDLGGHRDLSPNHWVEIHQEVARLCSLCQGVLASVQQAIEELEGAAEAKEEEAVGTPEPLQKVLADPRLAALQRTGGAVLMRMRSTHSSKLEGPGPAVLYQEVDEAIHQLVRLSNLRVQKQEQRQRLRQLQQVLQWLSGPGEEQLASFAMPGNSLSVLQETELRFRAFSTEVQERLAQAREALALEEDITSQKVLDVFEQRLEQVESGLHRALRLQRFFQQAHEWVDEGSARLEGAGPGRDAVLAALALRRAPEPSAGTFQEMRALALDLGSPAVLREWGRCRARCQELERRIQQQLGEEASPRGHRRRRADSASSTGAQHGAHSPSPSLSSLLLPSSPGPLAAPSHCSLTPCGENHEEEGLELTPEVDGRPPRAVLIRGLEVTSTEVVDRTCSPREHVLLGRAGGPDGPWGVGTPRMERKRSISAQQRLVSELIACEQEYITALNEPVPPPGPELTSELRCTWAAALSARERLRSFHGSHFLQELQGCSTHPLRIGACFLRHGDQFNLYAQFVKHRHKLESGLAALTPSAKGSLESSPCLPQALQQPLEQLARYGQLLEELLREAGPELSSERQALRTAVQLLQEQEARGRDLLAVEAVRGCELDLKEQGQLLHRDPFTVFCGRKKCLRHVFLFEDLLLFSKFKGSEGGSETFTYKQAFKTADMGLTENIGESGLCFELWFRRRRTREAYTLQAASPETKLKWTSSIAQLLWRQAAHNKELRVQQMVSMGIGNKPFLDIKALGERTLSALLTGRAARTRASVAVSSFEHAGPSLPGLSPGACSLPARVEEEAWDLDVKQISLASETLDSSGDGSPGPRTGPSLQPPHPGNSTPSLASGGILGLSRQAWLRSIKVRESFASPE